In Leifsonia sp. ZF2019, a genomic segment contains:
- a CDS encoding glycoside hydrolase family 32 protein: MSSAHFLPEGGHVGDVIPFEHDGTVWLYYLLDTRDPRRPLDREEGMPWAAVTTTDFARFTDRGVVLPSGGAEAEDFDCYTGSVVTDDDGVHHLFYTGHNPRIRTADGDAQVVCHATSSAGLDSWTRHPEWTFGALEGYSAEDWRDPFVFRTAPGEQWQMLLATRWTGTPYRRSGVVARLVSDDLVHWRDAVPLWDPRRFITQECPDVFQWGDHWYLVYSEFSDSFQTRYRIADSPDGPWRAPEHDTVDGRAFYASKTVEHAGERHFIGWIATRRGETDTGEWQWAGTMSSLRAVQSPDGSLRFGLPRAVKALYGTARDLVPELTPLQGADAVPGRGALDRHSTWLAGEVPAEALLVAELDIAPSTQACGLLLRSSDDAGKAYSIRLEPYRDRLVFDRWPRGTTGGEQWQVRGDVPHELESERPVPLPPGRHTIEVHLDGDICVVVVDDRVALSTRIYDLTSGRVGVFATDGAFDLVRLEARIHG, encoded by the coding sequence ATGAGCTCCGCCCACTTCCTGCCCGAAGGCGGGCACGTCGGCGATGTCATCCCGTTCGAACACGACGGCACGGTCTGGCTGTACTACCTCCTCGACACGCGCGACCCGCGCCGCCCGCTCGACCGCGAGGAGGGCATGCCGTGGGCAGCGGTGACGACGACCGACTTCGCGCGGTTCACCGACCGTGGCGTCGTACTGCCGTCGGGAGGCGCCGAGGCCGAGGACTTCGACTGCTACACCGGCAGCGTCGTCACGGACGACGACGGCGTGCACCACCTCTTCTACACCGGCCACAATCCGCGCATCCGCACGGCGGACGGCGACGCGCAGGTCGTCTGCCACGCGACGTCCTCGGCGGGGCTCGACTCCTGGACCCGCCACCCCGAGTGGACCTTCGGCGCCCTCGAAGGCTACTCGGCCGAGGACTGGCGAGACCCGTTCGTGTTCCGCACGGCTCCCGGCGAGCAGTGGCAGATGCTGCTGGCGACCCGATGGACCGGAACACCCTATCGCCGCTCCGGCGTCGTCGCACGACTCGTCTCGGACGACCTCGTCCACTGGCGGGACGCAGTGCCCCTCTGGGACCCGCGCAGGTTCATCACCCAGGAGTGCCCCGACGTCTTCCAGTGGGGCGACCACTGGTATCTCGTCTACTCGGAGTTCTCCGACTCCTTCCAGACCCGCTACCGCATCGCCGACTCTCCCGACGGGCCCTGGCGCGCGCCGGAGCACGACACCGTCGACGGTCGCGCCTTCTACGCATCGAAGACCGTCGAGCACGCCGGAGAGCGCCACTTCATCGGGTGGATCGCAACCAGACGGGGCGAGACCGACACCGGCGAGTGGCAGTGGGCCGGCACGATGTCGTCGCTCCGCGCCGTGCAGTCCCCCGACGGCTCTCTGCGGTTCGGCCTGCCTCGAGCGGTGAAGGCGCTCTATGGAACGGCCCGCGACCTTGTGCCGGAACTCACCCCGCTGCAGGGCGCGGATGCCGTCCCCGGCCGCGGCGCGCTGGATCGGCATTCGACCTGGCTCGCCGGCGAGGTCCCGGCGGAGGCGCTCCTCGTCGCCGAGTTGGACATCGCTCCCTCCACGCAGGCCTGCGGCCTCCTCCTCCGCAGCTCCGACGACGCCGGGAAGGCGTACTCGATCCGGCTCGAGCCGTACCGCGATCGGCTGGTGTTCGATCGCTGGCCCCGGGGCACGACCGGCGGCGAGCAGTGGCAGGTCCGGGGAGATGTGCCGCACGAGCTCGAATCGGAGCGCCCCGTCCCTCTGCCCCCGGGCCGGCACACCATAGAGGTCCACCTCGACGGCGACATCTGCGTGGTCGTGGTGGACGACCGGGTCGCCCTCAGCACGCGGATCTACGACCTCACTTCCGGCCGCGTCGGCGTCTTCGCGACCGACGGCGCCTTCGACCTGGTGCGCCTGGAGGCCAGGATCCACGGCTGA
- a CDS encoding LacI family DNA-binding transcriptional regulator codes for MAANSKGPAKRVTMKDVARRAGVSQPTVSFVLNDRRDISVAPETRERILKAAKELRFQPNRAAQSLRSNRPFTIGVIAHGVVSQPYAGQIVLGVQQAVQPAGYVSFVVEISEAPDSGKAAVENLVRQGVAGLVYAAPGPEPISALDIGEDIRTIFVNCWAGNVEDAPLVLADEYQGGRDAAAAVFAAGHRRVAFLGGPSDDYACKERERGLVDAAVEAGIDPASIPRAYGTYHVSSGYELASRILAEQPPSALVCGNDRMAVGALLASHEAGLECPRDISIVGFDDQPELAAELHPPLATVALPHLQMGITAGRLLIEDEEPPKRTLVPCRYIDRASLGAPRSGSAR; via the coding sequence ATGGCTGCGAACAGCAAGGGCCCGGCGAAGCGGGTGACCATGAAGGATGTCGCCCGGCGGGCGGGGGTGTCTCAGCCGACGGTGTCCTTCGTGCTCAACGACCGGCGCGACATCTCGGTCGCCCCCGAGACCCGGGAGCGAATCCTGAAGGCGGCGAAGGAACTGCGGTTCCAGCCCAACCGGGCGGCGCAGTCCCTCCGCTCCAACCGCCCCTTCACCATCGGCGTGATCGCGCACGGCGTCGTCTCGCAGCCCTACGCCGGCCAGATCGTGCTCGGCGTGCAACAGGCGGTGCAGCCCGCCGGCTACGTGTCGTTCGTCGTCGAGATCTCCGAGGCGCCTGACAGCGGCAAGGCGGCCGTGGAGAACCTCGTCCGGCAGGGAGTCGCCGGGCTTGTGTACGCGGCCCCCGGCCCTGAGCCGATCTCCGCACTCGACATCGGCGAGGACATCCGCACGATCTTCGTCAACTGCTGGGCGGGCAACGTGGAGGACGCCCCCCTCGTGCTGGCCGACGAGTACCAGGGCGGCCGGGACGCTGCGGCGGCCGTGTTCGCCGCCGGGCACCGGCGCGTCGCCTTCCTCGGCGGTCCGTCCGACGACTACGCGTGCAAGGAGCGCGAGCGCGGTCTCGTCGACGCCGCCGTCGAGGCGGGCATCGACCCCGCCTCCATCCCCCGGGCCTACGGCACCTACCACGTGTCCTCGGGGTACGAACTGGCGTCCCGCATCCTGGCCGAGCAGCCGCCGTCGGCCCTCGTCTGCGGCAACGACCGGATGGCGGTCGGAGCCCTGCTCGCGTCCCACGAGGCCGGGCTGGAATGCCCGAGGGACATCTCCATCGTGGGTTTCGACGACCAGCCGGAGCTCGCCGCAGAGCTGCACCCCCCGCTCGCCACCGTCGCACTCCCCCACCTCCAGATGGGCATCACCGCCGGCCGGCTGCTGATCGAGGACGAGGAGCCGCCGAAGCGCACCCTCGTCCCCTGTCGATACATCGACCGCGCCTCCCTCGGGGCCCCGCGCTCGGGCTCCGCCCGATGA
- a CDS encoding ABC transporter substrate-binding protein yields MTSTFGTAIDRRTLIKIGGAGLALTGLASLAACSTGGGGGTNASGTIKMLYFGDQKAATALQNTLQPQIKKLDKNAKLEVTAINGTDWNDFLAKVLTQIAAGAAPDLVSVATEGLQLMASKDLLIPLDSYVTKDMSSLQSYFDQIHPALVESMMYQGHLYELPDSFNAGSMFYSTELFQKAGLSRPADNWTMDEFHTYATTLKGLGGDVNAFDWVVRLWGSWTSFLYANNGNLLEEGKYSGGDWLWNSAFKNNPVGVHGRKGGWKWGTPTANSEAAIEALEYVVDLQRSGLSPSPDVGGGATLQGLFSTGRIGMTIGGGFWAGGLHNAGMADGSFDVQRFPTWKSNKSLFGAGGYGIFNSSKNKDLAWEVVKMMVEPSTFDIMFPGNVTTPGRKELLTAERYKTTGPENWAVFYDQLEGSVPISAPPYYNALATALNQRTTQAISSGNAKAALDGMQSDFEKAAQAS; encoded by the coding sequence ATGACCAGCACCTTTGGAACGGCCATTGACCGTCGCACTTTGATCAAAATCGGCGGCGCGGGCCTCGCGCTGACCGGCCTGGCCTCGTTGGCCGCCTGCTCCACCGGCGGCGGAGGCGGGACGAACGCATCGGGCACCATCAAGATGCTCTACTTCGGAGACCAGAAGGCGGCGACGGCCCTGCAGAACACCCTGCAGCCGCAGATCAAGAAGCTCGACAAGAACGCGAAGCTCGAGGTGACCGCCATCAACGGCACCGACTGGAACGACTTCCTCGCGAAGGTGCTCACCCAGATCGCCGCCGGCGCGGCGCCCGACCTGGTGAGCGTCGCGACCGAGGGCCTCCAGCTCATGGCGTCCAAGGACCTCCTGATCCCCCTGGACAGCTACGTGACCAAGGACATGTCCTCGTTGCAGAGCTACTTCGACCAGATCCACCCCGCGCTCGTCGAGTCGATGATGTACCAGGGGCATCTGTACGAGCTTCCCGACAGCTTCAACGCCGGCAGCATGTTCTACAGCACGGAGCTGTTCCAGAAGGCCGGGCTCTCCCGTCCCGCCGACAACTGGACGATGGACGAGTTCCACACCTACGCGACCACCCTCAAGGGCCTCGGCGGCGACGTCAACGCCTTCGACTGGGTCGTACGGCTCTGGGGCAGCTGGACGTCGTTCCTCTACGCCAACAACGGCAACCTGCTGGAAGAGGGCAAGTACTCCGGCGGCGACTGGCTGTGGAACTCCGCCTTCAAGAACAACCCGGTCGGCGTGCACGGCCGCAAGGGCGGCTGGAAGTGGGGCACGCCCACGGCCAACTCAGAGGCCGCCATCGAGGCCCTCGAGTACGTGGTCGACCTCCAGCGGTCCGGCCTCTCGCCCTCGCCCGACGTCGGAGGCGGCGCGACGCTGCAGGGCCTGTTCTCCACCGGCCGCATCGGCATGACGATCGGCGGCGGGTTCTGGGCCGGCGGCCTGCACAACGCGGGCATGGCGGACGGGAGCTTCGACGTGCAGCGCTTCCCGACCTGGAAGAGCAACAAGTCGCTCTTCGGTGCGGGCGGCTACGGCATCTTCAACTCGTCCAAGAACAAGGACCTGGCGTGGGAGGTGGTGAAGATGATGGTCGAGCCCTCCACCTTCGACATCATGTTCCCCGGAAACGTCACCACCCCCGGCCGCAAGGAGCTGCTGACGGCCGAGCGGTACAAGACGACCGGACCGGAGAACTGGGCGGTCTTCTACGACCAGCTCGAGGGCTCGGTGCCGATCTCCGCGCCGCCGTACTACAACGCGCTGGCGACCGCGCTCAATCAGCGGACGACGCAGGCGATCTCGTCGGGTAACGCCAAGGCGGCGCTCGACGGCATGCAGTCCGATTTCGAGAAGGCAGCGCAGGCGTCCTGA
- a CDS encoding carbohydrate ABC transporter permease has protein sequence MAVQTQERPRVNGATSPRRAVRRPGVRRAARREGAFGYSMIGLAVAFVAVFTFIPILASLGLSFFSWDVISPPKFVGVANFTRLFSDGSTLASFGVTIVLAIGIVVLQITLGLLLAVLVNSRKRKSTKVFFRTAFYLPLLASTAAVSIFMGYLFDAKFGLINYYLTQLGLPEVPWLTNPMAAQITIILIVVWQQVGFTFVLFVAALTSVPQEVQEAAAIDGAGAWRTLLRIKIPLISPTILFATVVAMINAMQLFDQPFIMTKGGPGTSTTTATIAMYQTGFQNLQFGYASAIAILLLVIILVLTGIQFLAARKLVFYQ, from the coding sequence ATGGCTGTCCAGACCCAGGAGCGCCCGCGCGTGAATGGGGCGACCTCTCCTCGCCGTGCCGTCCGTCGCCCCGGAGTGCGACGGGCGGCCCGGCGGGAGGGCGCGTTCGGCTATTCGATGATCGGGCTCGCGGTGGCGTTCGTCGCCGTCTTCACGTTCATCCCGATCCTCGCCTCGCTCGGGCTTTCGTTCTTCTCGTGGGACGTCATCTCGCCTCCCAAGTTCGTCGGCGTCGCCAATTTCACCCGGCTGTTCAGCGACGGCTCGACCCTCGCCTCGTTCGGGGTGACGATCGTGCTGGCCATCGGCATCGTCGTGCTCCAGATCACGCTCGGTCTGCTGCTCGCGGTCCTCGTCAACAGCCGCAAGCGGAAGTCGACGAAGGTCTTCTTCCGAACAGCCTTCTATCTGCCGCTGCTGGCCTCCACCGCAGCCGTGTCGATCTTCATGGGCTACCTGTTCGACGCGAAGTTCGGGCTGATCAACTACTACCTGACGCAGCTGGGGCTGCCGGAGGTGCCGTGGCTGACCAACCCGATGGCGGCGCAGATCACGATCATCCTGATCGTCGTCTGGCAGCAGGTCGGCTTCACCTTCGTGCTGTTCGTGGCCGCGCTGACGTCGGTCCCCCAGGAGGTCCAGGAGGCCGCGGCGATCGACGGGGCAGGGGCGTGGCGCACGCTCCTGCGGATCAAGATCCCGCTGATCAGCCCCACCATCCTGTTCGCCACGGTCGTGGCGATGATCAACGCGATGCAGCTGTTCGATCAGCCGTTCATCATGACCAAGGGCGGCCCCGGCACGTCGACGACCACCGCGACGATCGCGATGTACCAGACCGGGTTCCAGAACCTGCAGTTCGGCTACGCGTCGGCGATCGCGATCCTGCTGCTGGTGATCATCCTCGTGCTGACCGGCATCCAATTCCTCGCCGCACGAAAGCTGGTGTTCTACCAATGA
- a CDS encoding carbohydrate ABC transporter permease: protein MTTDVAPSTAVVLGRRRRPIVKVGSIAGMVLLILAAVFALGPLLWTLTTSLRTPAEAFTNPPQWIPTNPDFSNYAAVFNQIPIGQFFLNSVVVTVLIVVGQTITCTLSGYAFAMVSFPGKNTIFGIFLATMMVPLQTIIIPVFVIVKTMGISDSLASLIIPALGSAFGTFLMRQYFMQMPRELGEAARIDGASQWGVFRHVYARMASPAIATLAILNFSGFWAEFYRPLIFLQSQGNFTLPLGLVGLQGNLGTGSISVVLAGVILAMIPSVLLFIFAQRYFIEGVTAGSFR from the coding sequence ATGACCACAGATGTCGCTCCGAGCACCGCAGTCGTGCTCGGCCGTCGCCGGCGGCCGATCGTGAAGGTCGGCAGCATCGCCGGCATGGTGCTGCTCATCCTCGCCGCGGTGTTCGCGCTCGGCCCGTTGCTCTGGACCCTGACCACCTCGCTGCGCACGCCGGCGGAGGCGTTCACCAACCCGCCGCAGTGGATCCCGACCAACCCCGACTTCAGCAACTACGCCGCCGTGTTCAACCAGATCCCGATCGGGCAGTTCTTCCTGAACAGCGTCGTCGTGACGGTGCTCATCGTGGTGGGCCAGACGATCACCTGCACCCTCTCCGGGTACGCGTTCGCGATGGTGTCGTTCCCCGGAAAGAACACGATCTTCGGCATCTTCCTGGCCACCATGATGGTGCCGCTGCAGACGATCATCATCCCGGTCTTCGTCATCGTGAAGACGATGGGCATCAGCGACTCGCTCGCATCGCTCATCATCCCGGCACTGGGGAGCGCGTTCGGAACGTTCCTGATGCGGCAGTACTTCATGCAGATGCCGAGGGAGCTCGGCGAGGCGGCCCGCATCGACGGGGCGTCGCAGTGGGGTGTCTTCCGGCACGTCTACGCGCGAATGGCGTCACCGGCGATCGCGACCCTGGCCATCCTCAACTTCTCGGGATTCTGGGCCGAGTTCTACCGGCCGTTGATCTTCCTCCAGTCGCAGGGCAACTTCACGCTGCCGCTGGGGCTCGTCGGGCTCCAGGGCAACCTGGGCACCGGGTCGATCTCCGTGGTCCTGGCCGGAGTCATCCTCGCGATGATCCCCAGCGTTCTGCTCTTCATCTTCGCTCAGCGCTACTTCATCGAGGGCGTCACGGCCGGTTCGTTCCGGTGA
- a CDS encoding glycoside hydrolase family 32 protein translates to MHDHHLPQFHVRLPRGYLNDPNGPVELGGTTHLYFQSRSYAEIAVPVEWGHATSEDLVHWTLQRPAMSPVPGGLDSDGCWSGNTVVDGESVRAFYSGKVEQRPYQSVLTAVSDRDGANFGPPVQVVDDPAPEEGVTMFRDPFVWRDGSRWRMVVGAAGPDNTASMRQYCSADGSSWVFEGDLARLPRTEFDGIDTGEGWECPQLIAVDGREIAIVSSWSHEHGPGAVLAFPIDASPAPRRVDDGHNFYAASVMRESSYGQVLFGWITEGRGAAEWQTAGWAGAISLPRRAWLDGDQLCSEPHPAVARLRADSGRPASGATVGAQVEIMVPAVSGTVRLQYDEGHWLDIVVDLDADTLTLDRSAAGGESGARAETAMSTRAFSDRTDWAARIFLDGSVIEVFTSAGRSITSRVYPTTPPPWHVHAPVGAVVWDLARSISSAHEREIVRVEAVTVR, encoded by the coding sequence ATGCACGACCACCACCTTCCCCAATTCCACGTGCGCCTGCCGCGCGGCTACCTCAACGACCCCAACGGACCGGTGGAGCTCGGCGGAACGACGCACCTGTACTTCCAGTCCCGCTCCTACGCCGAGATCGCGGTGCCGGTCGAATGGGGCCACGCGACGAGCGAGGACCTCGTGCACTGGACGCTGCAGCGGCCGGCCATGAGCCCCGTGCCGGGGGGCCTCGACTCGGACGGCTGCTGGTCGGGCAACACGGTGGTGGACGGAGAGAGCGTGCGGGCGTTCTACTCCGGGAAAGTGGAGCAGCGTCCCTATCAATCGGTGCTGACGGCGGTGTCGGACCGGGACGGCGCGAATTTCGGACCACCGGTCCAGGTGGTCGATGACCCGGCGCCCGAGGAGGGCGTCACGATGTTCCGCGATCCGTTCGTCTGGCGTGACGGCTCGAGGTGGCGAATGGTGGTCGGGGCGGCGGGCCCCGACAACACGGCGAGCATGCGTCAGTACTGCTCCGCGGACGGGTCCTCCTGGGTGTTCGAGGGGGACCTGGCGCGGCTTCCGAGGACCGAGTTCGACGGCATCGACACGGGCGAAGGGTGGGAGTGCCCGCAGCTGATCGCGGTTGACGGTCGCGAGATCGCGATCGTCTCATCGTGGTCGCACGAGCACGGTCCGGGGGCCGTCCTGGCCTTCCCGATCGATGCGAGTCCGGCTCCTCGCCGGGTTGACGACGGTCACAACTTCTACGCAGCATCCGTGATGCGTGAGAGCTCGTACGGGCAGGTGCTCTTCGGCTGGATCACCGAGGGGAGAGGCGCAGCGGAGTGGCAGACGGCCGGCTGGGCCGGAGCGATATCGCTCCCGCGTCGCGCCTGGCTCGACGGCGACCAACTGTGCAGCGAGCCCCACCCTGCTGTCGCGCGCCTCCGCGCCGACTCCGGTCGTCCCGCGAGCGGTGCGACGGTCGGCGCCCAGGTGGAGATCATGGTCCCTGCCGTCTCGGGAACAGTGCGACTTCAGTATGACGAGGGTCACTGGCTCGACATCGTCGTGGATCTCGACGCAGACACGCTCACACTCGATCGCAGCGCGGCAGGTGGAGAATCCGGCGCCCGTGCGGAGACGGCCATGAGCACGCGAGCGTTCAGCGACCGCACGGACTGGGCAGCGCGGATCTTTCTCGACGGATCGGTCATCGAGGTCTTCACGAGCGCTGGGCGCTCGATCACCAGCCGGGTCTACCCGACGACGCCGCCTCCGTGGCACGTCCACGCGCCGGTCGGTGCGGTCGTCTGGGATCTCGCGAGATCGATCTCCTCTGCGCACGAGCGGGAGATCGTCCGGGTGGAAGCGGTCACGGTCCGCTAG
- a CDS encoding ABC transporter substrate-binding protein, with translation MRPRLVRPLGAVAVLTAAALTLSACAGGSDAASGGQKVTGGTIVYAHQQEPACVFGGWIEQAYLSYQVLDNLTSLDEDHKVVPWLATSWKQSDDGLVWTFDLKKGVKFTDGTPLTAAAVAYNFDYWVKGGNSTAKVWLDGYFADAKAIDDTTLQIDLSRPYPRLADNLTQGYFGIQSQHALETRTQEQNCEAPIGSGAFIVDKWNRGQDIILKKNKDYTSPPANAKHTGPAYVDEIDWKFVADPTTRVAALQGGQVDAIYDVPAVQWDTLKNAGYQLEKYVTAGRPQQISFNTQKGPFTDEKVRQAFAYSLDRSSIVDTIGRGVIPAEGNGGVSQATPGYSTKAADWYSQDTAKADQLLDAAGWTRSGSTGVREKDGAKLAVKLPYGAGSIINADGAAILQGVKEQAAKVGFDVELVPVPQSEFFSGKYSTPDSYDLSAGYWTAVTAGILYINWRPSTADDPNYANSAFYNDDTLAQYILDGNSASTVDAQNASYEKAQEYIAEHALSIGVYDRLSTLAVSTKLRDVWQEHAQGGPTFYDAYFVK, from the coding sequence ATGCGTCCACGCCTCGTCCGTCCACTCGGCGCCGTCGCCGTCCTCACCGCAGCCGCGCTCACCTTGTCCGCTTGCGCGGGCGGGTCCGATGCCGCGTCCGGCGGGCAGAAGGTCACCGGCGGCACCATCGTCTACGCGCACCAGCAGGAGCCCGCGTGCGTGTTCGGCGGGTGGATCGAGCAGGCCTACCTGTCCTATCAGGTCCTCGACAACCTGACCTCCCTGGACGAGGACCACAAGGTCGTGCCGTGGCTCGCGACATCGTGGAAGCAGTCCGACGACGGGCTCGTCTGGACCTTCGACCTGAAGAAGGGCGTGAAGTTCACCGACGGCACCCCGCTCACCGCGGCGGCGGTGGCGTACAACTTCGACTACTGGGTGAAGGGCGGCAACAGCACCGCGAAGGTCTGGCTCGACGGCTACTTCGCAGACGCCAAGGCGATCGACGACACGACGCTGCAGATCGACCTCTCCCGGCCGTATCCGCGCCTGGCGGACAACCTGACCCAGGGCTATTTCGGCATCCAGTCGCAGCACGCGCTGGAGACACGCACCCAGGAGCAGAACTGCGAGGCGCCGATCGGCTCCGGCGCGTTCATCGTGGACAAGTGGAACCGCGGGCAGGACATCATCCTGAAGAAGAACAAGGACTACACGTCGCCGCCGGCGAACGCGAAGCACACCGGCCCGGCGTACGTCGACGAGATCGACTGGAAGTTCGTCGCCGACCCGACCACCCGCGTCGCGGCTCTGCAGGGCGGCCAGGTGGATGCGATCTACGATGTACCGGCCGTGCAGTGGGACACGCTGAAGAACGCCGGCTACCAGCTCGAGAAGTACGTGACGGCGGGCCGTCCGCAGCAGATCAGCTTCAACACCCAGAAGGGCCCGTTCACCGACGAGAAGGTGCGGCAGGCGTTCGCCTACAGCCTCGACCGCTCGTCGATCGTCGACACGATCGGCCGCGGAGTCATCCCGGCCGAAGGCAACGGCGGCGTCAGCCAGGCGACGCCGGGCTACAGCACGAAGGCCGCCGACTGGTACTCGCAGGACACCGCGAAGGCCGACCAGCTGCTCGACGCGGCGGGATGGACCCGCAGCGGCAGCACGGGCGTGCGCGAGAAGGACGGCGCGAAGCTGGCCGTGAAGCTGCCGTACGGCGCCGGCTCGATCATCAACGCGGACGGTGCGGCGATCCTGCAGGGCGTGAAGGAGCAGGCCGCGAAGGTCGGCTTCGACGTCGAGCTCGTCCCGGTCCCGCAGAGCGAGTTCTTCTCGGGCAAGTACTCGACGCCCGACTCGTACGACCTCTCGGCCGGCTACTGGACGGCCGTGACCGCGGGCATCCTCTACATCAACTGGCGGCCCTCCACGGCGGACGACCCGAACTACGCGAACTCGGCCTTCTACAACGACGACACCCTCGCGCAGTACATCCTCGACGGCAACTCGGCATCGACCGTGGACGCACAGAACGCCTCCTACGAGAAGGCACAGGAGTACATCGCCGAGCATGCCCTGTCCATCGGCGTCTACGACCGTCTGAGCACGCTCGCCGTCTCCACCAAGCTCCGCGACGTCTGGCAGGAGCACGCACAGGGAGGGCCGACGTTCTATGACGCCTACTTCGTCAAGTGA